One part of the Haliaeetus albicilla chromosome 9, bHalAlb1.1, whole genome shotgun sequence genome encodes these proteins:
- the RBP2 gene encoding retinol-binding protein 2: MPADYNGTWEMETNENFEGYMVALDIDFATRKIAKHLKQTKEIIQDGNNFKTKTISTFRNYELDYTVGVEFEEHTKGLDNRVVKTLVTWDGDKLICVQKGEKKNRGWKHWIEGDLLHLELTCEDQVCHQIFKKKN; encoded by the exons ATGCCTGCTGATTACAATGGGACGTGGGAAATGGAAACTAATGAAAACTTTGAAGGCTACATGGTTGCTTtag ATATTGATTTTGCAACTCGTAAGATTGCAAAACACTTGAAACAAACAAAGGAGATTATTCaagatggaaataattttaaaacaaaaacaatcagTACTTTCAGAAACTATGAACTGGATTACACTGTGGGAGTGGAGTTTGAAGAACATACCAAGGGACTGGATAACCGAGTGGTAAAG ACCCTAGTGACGTGGGATGGCGACAAACTGATATGTGTTCAgaaaggtgaaaagaaaaacaggggcTGGAAGCACTGGATTGAAGGAGACTTACTGCATCTG GAACTGACATGTGAAGACCAGGTGTGCCATCAgatatttaagaagaaaaactaa